Genomic DNA from Canis lupus dingo isolate Sandy chromosome 4, ASM325472v2, whole genome shotgun sequence:
CGTGCTCagcccggggcctgcgctgcAGCCTCAGGGAAGGGCGCTAaccctggggggctggggagaccCAGGAAAGAGCCTGCaccctggggggcacctggggagacCGGGGAAGGAGTCTGCACCCTGAGGGGGCTGGGGAGCCTCGGGAAGGAGTCTGCACCCTGGGGGGGTCTGGGGAGCCCCAGGAAGGAGTCTGCACCCAGTGGGGGGAACCTGGGGAGCCCCGGGAAGGAATCTGCACCCAAAGCTATTGGATGCCGTAGTGGAGATATGAACCTGTCAACTGAACCTTAGAATTCGTGTCAATCTGGTGTCCTCATTACAGaagtgggttttttggttttttttaagattttatttatttactcatgagacacagggagagagaggcagagacccaggccaagggagaagcaggctccacgcggggagcccgacgcaggactcgatcccgggccccggggtcacggccaggcctgaaggcaggcgctgcGCTGCTGGCCCCCCGGGCGGCCCTACAGATGTGTTTAACAGGAAATGTGCACTTTGCCTGGTGGTTAAGGTCTTGTTGACTAGAAAGCTTCCTATGTCACAGCCACTGCCTCTCGAGTTCTCGTCCCAGAAGCTTCCGGAGTGACCCACGGGCCCGATTCAGCAGTCGCACCTGCACCTGTAACCCGGATGCAGGGGGCCGGCCCCGTGAGCCCTCGGTGGGTCAAGTGGCCCTGCTGGGGGGCAGAACACCCCCGATGAAATCTTAGATGCTGAGAGCGCACCAGGCTGGTCAGCCAGCCTGGCCCGGGGTGATGGGCGTGAGGCACAGAGGCGGCGCAGAGGGTCCCTCGGGAGGCGGGCGCCCTGCGAGCAGCGGTCCAGTCGTGGGCCGGGAATGGCCCCGCCAGGTCACGCCTCAGGTTGGGACTGGCCTTGGCCACTGAGGGCCGCACTGGGCCAGAGGCCGTGGCcggggggagtggcaggaggcAGCGTGACCTGGGACGCGCGTCATAAAGCCCTGAAATCCACGATGAAGCCGGCCAACGGGCACCAGGCACCTCGCTCCGACGGGGAAGCTCCTGAGGGGGGAACTGAGGTCGGGGCCGGCGGCCAGGCCCTCCGTCCCCTTAGCACCCGTGTTCCAGCCAGTGCAGCGCACGAAGCATGGCTGGTCCATTCGGGGGACACGTGCTTGAACCCATGGGCCTTAGAAAACCGGGAGGAGGGCTGAGCCGCGGCTGCCAGCCCGAGAAGGGTCTGCTGGGCCGTGCCCCACGCCCACTGCTGGAGCGCGGACGCCCCTGAGGCCGGGCCGGCTTCTCCAGCCTGTTCGCTGCTCGCGGGGCCCGATGCTACGGGGCCGGTGCAGCTCCCAGTGCTCCCGCCACTGCCCTCGGGAGGCCTCTGCAGGGAGCTCCCTGGACCGAGAGCGGCCGGAATTAGGGGAGTCGTGTTTGCCCCAAATAGCTGCATTGTGTCCCGCGTGTGCACCCCCTTTCCTGGGTCCCTTTGCTCTCCGCGAGGTCAGCAGGCAGGCATTCGGAGGGCAGTGCTTTATTCCAGGCGGGTCGTGACGGGGAGATCTGGACACGCGGCCTTCACTTCCCCCCTCGGCCCCCCTCCCGGTGACAGGCGCTCGTGAGGCTCGGGACGGCCACCAGGGCACGGTTGTGCTCGCTCCGGGTCATGCTGGGCAGGTGGCGGCCTCCACCCTGTGGACCAGGGAGGACAAGACGGGAAGCGAAGGTCACAGAGAAACTAGGGAAGGACCAGAACTAAgggcagcgggggcggggggggggattcTCTTCCCTGGTAACTCGAGCAGGCCTCAGGCCCATTCCCAGCAGAGGCGCCGCCGGCCGCTGCCCCGCTGCCCCGAGGTGGGGGGACGGGCTCCCGGTGTCGTCCCCAGTGTCACCTCCAGCATAACGTACTCCTCCTGGGGAGGATGAGGGGGAGGCGGTGGCAGGGGGTTTAGAGGTCGCAGCCACGGGAGAGCAGCCGAGGGCGGGCAGGACCCCCGGAGTGGGCGTCGCGCGGGTCCATGCTCCCCGCACCCGGGGCCGCCGGGCGGCGCTCGGGCTCCTCTCCACACCGTCACCTCCAGGCCCCGCAGCTCAGCAGGCCCCATGCGGTGCCCCGGGCGGGCGGCCTTCAGGTCCTGAGCACCAGGAGCCCCCCGAAGGCCGAGGCCGCAGGGCTCCTGCTCCTCAGCGACCCCCGGGTCAGCTCGAACCACACCCTCTCGCCGCGCTGCAGCTCGGCCAGCGCGAAGGCCGTCGCCGTGCCGGCCGCCCTGCCATCCTCCGGGGAGCCCACGGGGGTCTGGCGGCGGCCCCCGAACACCAGCTGCCCGCTGCCCGGCCCGGGGCCGAACTCCACGCTCACGGCGAACAGGTAGACGCCGCGCTCGGGGGCCAGGAAGTAGCCGTGATCCGGGAAGTAGCTGCCGCCCACGTTGACATGCGTGGTGTTGAACTTGACGGTCTGCGGGGCCGCGGTGCCTCCTGAGCAGCTGGCGTAGAAGGCCGCGGGGGAGCCTGGAACGCAGGGCGCCGCTCAGtgcccgcctccccgcccgcACATCGCACCCCCACGCCTGCCCGTCCCCTGCCAGCAGGGCCACCGGGCACCCTGGCTGACGGCCCGTGCCCCAGTGGCACCCTCGGGCCGCAGAGCCCCCGCCAGGCCAGCAGGACGGGAACACCAGCACCTGGTCTCTGCCCCCTgagcacccccttcccctcccaacGCCCCGAGAgccaggcctccctcctctgGGGAAACCGGGGCCGCGGGCGCTCGACGGCTGCCCGAAGCTGCGCAGCTTTGCCAGGGCGAGAAGGCTGGCCCCCCACGCTGGGGCACCCACCCGGAGCCTGGGCTGAGGGATCCAGACGGGCCCAGAGGGCGAGCCCGCGCCCCCACGCACGCGGGCCAGCACCGGGACCTCGTGGGGCGAGTGTTCGGTGAGCCATGGCCTGCCTGGGCCGACGGGGGGGCAGGACGGGGCCACGGGAGGGGAAGTGCCGTCCCCCGGGCTCCGGCCATGACCCCGGCCTTGGCACCGACAAGCCACGTCCCCTgggcgccccccccaccccccgctgtcTGTCCGTCTCCTCGCTGAGACCAAACTCCGCGTGCCGGAGGGGATGAAGCCAAGCTCTGCCGCAGGAGGGCCCCGCCGGGTGCGTAGAGACCTggccccccgcagccccagcACCTGGCTCCCAGCCCAGCAGCAGGCCCGGGGTCGGGACTGCGCGCCTCATCCTGGAAGGCTCCAGAGCGGGCAGGAGGGCGGCCCTGCAGCACCCCAACAGGAGCTGGGCGCTCGCCCGGCTGCAGGGGCCCCACAGGGACCCCCCCGCGCCCTCCGCAGCCGCCCGCAGGcagcaggaaactgaggccagcaAGTGCACTGGCCGCGAGGGGCTGTGCGCTGTCCACAGGGCGGGCAACCTTGGGACGGGCCCCGCAGCCAGGCCGCTACTTCCCACACACCGGGCTACCCGCAGTGTAGACAGCCCGACGGCGGCCCTGTCCCCAGTCCTGTGTCTGGAGGAGGAGTGGCCACGCCCCAGGGCCAGCCTCCTCGGGCAGGGGATGGTCACCTCTGTCTAGGGTCCCCTTCCCAAGGCCACACGCAGGGATGGAGGGGCCAGGAAGGGGGGGCTGCACGCACGTCAGCCTCCCAGCTGGCGacccaggccccggggccccgcaggGACCAGTCGTCAAGGGCCTGTCGCACAGGAAGGGCCAGCACCCTAGAGACCGCAGGGCAGGGTGCAGGGCTCCCTGTGCCACCTACGGCCGTgtgaccaggccctgggccctgaCTGTTGGAGACTCCACAGGGACCCGGCGGGGCAGCGGGATACGCCAACCACAGGGCCACGAGGCCTCCCGGCCCCTCCTCGGGGGCTGCCGGGGCAGGTGACCCCAGCCCCTGTGCGTGTGTCTGTAGGGGAGCAGGTTAGAGACTGCGGGGCGTGGCAGGGAGGCGGGAGGAGCTGAGGCCGGGCCTGGGGCTACCCCAGCTCCAATGACGGTTGGCCAGCGGTGCTGACACGAGCCTCAAACATTTAGTGGGGACCCCGCGGGCTCCCCAGCCTCCGCCCCGCAACCTCTGCCTCCTGCGCATGAGGCAGCATGAGAGGCCCCGGCCTGAGCAAACGGGTCAGGGCCAAGCTGGCCCTCAGCGCTCCCGGGGCGCAGCCTCCCCGACCTCTCCCACGCAGGCAGCCCTGTGCCCCGACGCCCCGGCCTCCCCAACACCCTGGCCTCCCGGCCTCCTTTGTCCCCTCAGCCTCCCTGATGCCCTGGCCTTGGGCACTCAcctgcctccccgcctccccagcctccctgacCCCCTGGCCCCCCTGGCCTCGGGCACTCacttgcctccctgcctccctggcctccctgatgccccagcctccccagcctccccaagACCCCAGCCTTGGGCACTTACTTGCCTCCCCAGCCTTCCGGCCTCCCTGGTCCCCTGGTCCCCTGGTCCCCCGGCCTCCCCGAACCCTGGCCTCAGGCACTCACCTGCCTCCttggcctcccggcctccctggTTCCCTGGGTCCCCCCATCCTCCCCGATGCCCCAACTTCGTGCACTCACATGCCTTCCCGGTCCCTCCAGTCCCCCTGGTCCTCCCAGTCCCCCGGGTCCCCCTGGCCTCCCCGGTGCCTGGACCTTGGGCACTCACCTgcctccccggcctcccggcctcccccatcccccccagtCCCCCCAGTCCCCTGGGTCCCCCCGGCCTCCCTGACACCCCGACCTCGTGTATTCACCTGCCTGCCCGGTCCCCCTGGTCCCCCTGGTCCCCCTGGCCTCCCCGATGCCCCAACCTCGCGCACTCACCTGCCTGCCCCAGCACCGGCCCTCTGGCGGGCTCGTCCGCCCCGGGCTCCGCTTGCTTCCTGTCCCTCCTGCGGGTGCCGTCCAGCcctttctgcctcttccccttccGGCTCAGCATGGCCTGCAGCTGTCCCAGGTCCAGGCTGACGTTGGCCGCCAGGAGCCCTTGGAAGTTGCCAAAGAGGCTGTGGAAGAGGCGCTGGTGCTGCTGCAGGTCGCGCCTGGTGGCGGCCAGCGCCTGGCCCAGGTCATCAACGGTGGCGCGGAGGGTGGCGTTCCCGGCGGGCCCGCAGCAGCCGGCCACGCGGTCCAGGTCGGCGTCCAGGCGCTGCAGCTCTCGCGCCAGCCCCGCCGCCCCAACGGCCTCCAGCGCGTCCACCCGCGCGGCCAGCGCGCCCCAGGCCAGCGCCTGCTCCTGCAGCCCGGCGGCGGCGTCGCGCAGGGTGGCCACGATGTGCTCGTAGCGCAGAGGCAGCGCAGCCGGGTCCTCGGCCAGCCGCTCGGCCATGTCGTCCCCCAGGAGCGCGGCCAGCGCGGCCTCGTGGCGCAGTGCGTCGTCCAGCAGGGCCGCGAAGTGGCTGCGCAGCCGGCCCAGCTCCCGCTGCACCTCAGCCTGCGCCTCCTGCAGCGCCCGCGCCTCGCCGTCCAGGGCCCGCAGCGCGCTCCGCAGCCGCGCCCGTTCCGCCCGCGTGCGCTCGCCCTCCTCCTGCTGCGCGGCCACCGCGCGGGCCAGCGCCGCCACTGAGCTGCTCAGGGCCCGCAGCTCTGAGCCATCGGGCTGGGGGCGCTCGCCCAGGTCGTCGGGGATGCCGTCCAGGCCTGTGGGGAGCTCCTGGCAGGTGCAGTCCTTGGCGTACCTGGCGAGGTCGGCGTGGCTGCCCTGCAGCTGCTGGACGGTGAGGTTGAGCTCCAGCAGCTGCCGCTCCACCTCCTCCCTGTTCTCCTCCAGGATCAGCGACTTCTCCATGAGGGCGATGCGCAGCTCGCGCAGCGCCGTGTGGTTTACCTGCAGCTCCCCGAGCCGCCGCTCCACCCTGCTGATCTGCTCGAAGGTTTCGTCGGACTCGGAGTACAGCTCCTTGATCTCATCGGCATGCTGCGCCAGGGTGGCCCCCATGTCTGCCAGGGTGGCCTGCAGCTCTGCGTCCCTGCGGCCAGCCGCCGCGTGCAGCGCCGACACGTTCCTCTGCAGCTGGCCCAGCCTGGCCTGCAGGCTCTCGGGCTCGGGCCTGGCCGCTGCCCCCATGGGCTCCTGGGCCCTGAGGGCCCTCTTGACCTTGGCGTCCACATCCGCCTGGACCTCGGAGAGCGACTGCTGCAGGGAGAGCTGCTGGGCGTGCATCCGCTCCTCCACGTCCTGCCGCAGCTGCGCCACCCTCTGCGCATTCTCCTGGACCTTGCTCTCAAATTTGGCGCCGAGCTCCTGGAAGTCAGCCCTGGCCACCGCGCTCTCCCAGACTCCCCTGATGGCCTGTCGGTTGGCCTCCACGTCCAGAGACAGGTTTCTCAGGGCTTGGGAGAGGCCATGCAGGCTCTGGTTGACGCTCCTCCAGGTGGGGCTGAAATGCACCTGCAGGAAGGCATCCAGGTGCAGTGGCAGCACCTGCTCCAAGGATGTGCTGGGAACCTCTGCAACAGAGACCCACTCTTACCCACGCTGCCCTCCCCCAGCAGGGACCAGGACGCGTCCTCTGAGATCCAGGCCCTCCGGCCTCCCTCCTCTCTTGCCCTCGGGCCTCACCGGGCTCCGTCTGATTCGCCTCCATCGCAGCGGCTGTGAGGTTGCTTTCCAGGGCCTTCCACAGGCCCGGGAGGCCGTCTGCCACCTGGTGAAGGTCATTCTGGAGGTCCTCCAGCAGGcgcccctgctgccccaggacATGGCTCAGCTCCGCAGCCCGCTGGCCTGGAGACACGGAGACAAACGTCCAGGCCTGCCTCCCCGGGCCTGGCCGGACCACGGGGTACACAGAAGGAAAGTTCCAGGTTCAGACGGAAATTTCcaggggggggcagggggatggtgATGTCCTCTGAGCAGGAGCTCAGCAGCTCAGCTCCAGAGGGGGAATGCCCACCCACGagccctcaccctcaccctcaccctcacccagcACCCGCAGCAGACATGACTAATCGATCTCGGCACACTTTGCTCCTCGGCTGTGTGGACGCGGCCTCTCAGTGCCACTCAGGCAGCCCTTGCCAAGAGATAGGCGTTCATCGCATGACGAGACTCACTCACCATCCCAGACGTGGCCCAGCCTGGAGAGGCCTCACGAGTGGTGCCTCTGGGTGGTTCTGTGCGGACTCTACACCAAGGGTGGCATGACTTCCTGGCCCTGGGAGGGCGCGTGTGGGAAAGCGTCCTGCAGGCCATGGGATCTCGCACCATTCAAGGGCCAAGGAAGGTGCCAGAGGAAACTGTCCTTCCCAGGACAGGGAGTCGGGGAAGGGGGTGCGTGTGCTTAGGCAGCGGGTGGCAACCGAGGGCCCTGCGACTCTGGCCTGCTCGGTGTGGGGGCAAGCTGCCCCAGAGCCACAGAAGGGCCCCTGCCGCTCCGGGCATGGAGACTTCCCCAGCCAGTCCTGCCCTAGCCCAGGAGAAAGGGCCTGGGAGCACTTCTCGGCGCCTGCCTACCCCTCCTGCACCTTCTAGGCAAGCAGCGTACCAGGTTCCAAGGCGACGGGCCCGTCCCAAGGCTCCTGCAGGCCGTCACCTGGGTCCTCAGGCTCAGGGGTAGCCGTGGGATCTGCAGACGGGAGGTGGCTGATGGTGAGCCCACAGGTCAGAGCACCCACCGGACTTGGAGGGGGGGATCCCCGGGGAGCCCTACCGTGGTGCTGGCAGTCAGGGCCCGCAAAGCCAGGGCAGCACTTCCAGGCCACGGAAGCCAGCACCTTCTGCTTGACCTGGTACACCGGCTTGTGGGCCACGCGATACCTGGGGAGAGATGGCCAGCTCGGTGACGCCAGGGCAGCCAGCGGGGACGCAAGAGGGTGGCCCACCCTGCCCCATCCGGCCCCTGCTCACATGACTCGGACTCTCTGGCAGTCCGGAGCCCCCTGCGGGCATGGCTGCTGCGAGTGGACGAGGAATTTCTCTGTTTTGCAAGCGGCTACAAAGGTCACCAGCCTGGACTCCTGGTAAGGGCACCAGTTACTGGAAGAcaagccaggagagaggcctcctgagcaccccagcccccccccaTCTGGCCTGGAGGTCAGCAGTGGtgccagccccacccctgcctccctgcccacccacacCAGATGCCTGGGATTCCAGAACCCATTAGCCTGAGAAGAGAGCCCTCTTGCATTATTCATCCCTCCTTCCACTCCGGACAAAAGCTCCAGGAAACCCGCCCTGCAGGAGCATCTGACCACGGCCCCTGAACCAGCGGCCAACCCAGAGAGGCTTGAGAGCACCCCCAAAATCACACAGCAGAATTACCCATGGGCCAGGATGGGCTCTCGGGGGTTTCTCTTGGGGCCAGGGAGGCAGCACAGTGCtgctggggctggagagaggcctgagttcaaatccttgCCACCTAGTCCATGTGAGCTGGAGCGAGGCACTTAGGGCTTTCCCCCTCGCCCACGTCTCGGATGGAGGTGCTGCTCCGCTCCTCCAAGCGTGCGGGTGAGGACCCGGGGCCTGGCTCCCGACAACACTGCTGCCCCGTCACTGCCACCTCTTTCCTGACTGCAGACCGGGCTGCGGGGAGGGCACCTGCACCCTGGCCATTCCCCGCATCATGGAAACGGACTTGCAAAGAGTCATGGGAGTGGACAGCTGAGAGTAGTCCCCACTCCAGGAAGTTCTGCAGGGCTGGAGGTCACGTGCAGCCTCTCGgtctctgcccttcaccccttCACCAGGCTCCTTTGCCTGGTAATCAGCTCCCAGGGTTCTCCGGGGTTGCAAGAGGCAATGACCCACATCGCTCGGCTCGTGGCCGCTGAGCTGAGCAGCACCCAGTGCcaatacagacacacagacctTCCCTGCAGGGTCCCAAGGGGAAGCAGGCAATCGCAGGTGGCGTGGAAGCTGCTAGGACCCGGGGAGCCATCCAGGAGGTGGTAACCAGGCACCAGGAGCTGTGACAGGCGTATGGCCCGCAGTGCAGGGGTTGGGCAGGCAAGTGGCCCAGAGATGCTGAGAGGCCAGGCCATGGGGTCCTTGAATTCCCGCTGGGGACCCGGCCTGTGTCCTAGAGCACGAGCTGTGGAGGGGTCTGAGCAGGGAAGTGCCATGAAAAAGCCACCCTGGCTTCTGGGGACAGAACGGATAGGAAGGGGCAAGCTGTAGGTGGCTGTGTCAGGGATGTAGGTGGGAGATGTTGGCAGGTCCCATGGGTGACGGCGGTGGATGCAGAGAGAAGGGGCACACTTGTCAGATATCAGGAGGCAGTGTCGGGGGCCTTGCAGGTGGAGTGGCGCGGCTCTCCGGCTGAGGGTGTATTCTCTGGGGCCGGCCTCC
This window encodes:
- the MMRN2 gene encoding multimerin-2 isoform X2, which produces MILTLLLGLGGPLGLGLLGASAQAAGSGGSDPPSPRPPGAWTAEAEDPSGDPGRRNWCPYQESRLVTFVAACKTEKFLVHSQQPCPQGAPDCQRVRVMYRVAHKPVYQVKQKVLASVAWKCCPGFAGPDCQHHDPTATPEPEDPGDGLQEPWDGPVALEPGQRAAELSHVLGQQGRLLEDLQNDLHQVADGLPGLWKALESNLTAAAMEANQTEPEVPSTSLEQVLPLHLDAFLQVHFSPTWRSVNQSLHGLSQALRNLSLDVEANRQAIRGVWESAVARADFQELGAKFESKVQENAQRVAQLRQDVEERMHAQQLSLQQSLSEVQADVDAKVKRALRAQEPMGAAARPEPESLQARLGQLQRNVSALHAAAGRRDAELQATLADMGATLAQHADEIKELYSESDETFEQISRVERRLGELQVNHTALRELRIALMEKSLILEENREEVERQLLELNLTVQQLQGSHADLARYAKDCTCQELPTGLDGIPDDLGERPQPDGSELRALSSSVAALARAVAAQQEEGERTRAERARLRSALRALDGEARALQEAQAEVQRELGRLRSHFAALLDDALRHEAALAALLGDDMAERLAEDPAALPLRYEHIVATLRDAAAGLQEQALAWGALAARVDALEAVGAAGLARELQRLDADLDRVAGCCGPAGNATLRATVDDLGQALAATRRDLQQHQRLFHSLFGNFQGLLAANVSLDLGQLQAMLSRKGKRQKGLDGTRRRDRKQAEPGADEPARGPVLGQAGSPAAFYASCSGGTAAPQTVKFNTTHVNVGGSYFPDHGYFLAPERGVYLFAVSVEFGPGPGSGQLVFGGRRQTPVGSPEDGRAAGTATAFALAELQRGERVWFELTRGSLRSRSPAASAFGGLLVLRT
- the MMRN2 gene encoding multimerin-2 isoform X1; protein product: MILTLLLGLGGPLGLGLLGASAQAAGSGGSDPPSPRPPGAWTAEAEDPSGDPGRRNWCPYQESRLVTFVAACKTEKFLVHSQQPCPQGAPDCQRVRVMYRVAHKPVYQVKQKVLASVAWKCCPGFAGPDCQHHDPTATPEPEDPGDGLQEPWDGPVALEPGPGRQAWTFVSVSPGQRAAELSHVLGQQGRLLEDLQNDLHQVADGLPGLWKALESNLTAAAMEANQTEPEVPSTSLEQVLPLHLDAFLQVHFSPTWRSVNQSLHGLSQALRNLSLDVEANRQAIRGVWESAVARADFQELGAKFESKVQENAQRVAQLRQDVEERMHAQQLSLQQSLSEVQADVDAKVKRALRAQEPMGAAARPEPESLQARLGQLQRNVSALHAAAGRRDAELQATLADMGATLAQHADEIKELYSESDETFEQISRVERRLGELQVNHTALRELRIALMEKSLILEENREEVERQLLELNLTVQQLQGSHADLARYAKDCTCQELPTGLDGIPDDLGERPQPDGSELRALSSSVAALARAVAAQQEEGERTRAERARLRSALRALDGEARALQEAQAEVQRELGRLRSHFAALLDDALRHEAALAALLGDDMAERLAEDPAALPLRYEHIVATLRDAAAGLQEQALAWGALAARVDALEAVGAAGLARELQRLDADLDRVAGCCGPAGNATLRATVDDLGQALAATRRDLQQHQRLFHSLFGNFQGLLAANVSLDLGQLQAMLSRKGKRQKGLDGTRRRDRKQAEPGADEPARGPVLGQAGSPAAFYASCSGGTAAPQTVKFNTTHVNVGGSYFPDHGYFLAPERGVYLFAVSVEFGPGPGSGQLVFGGRRQTPVGSPEDGRAAGTATAFALAELQRGERVWFELTRGSLRSRSPAASAFGGLLVLRT
- the MMRN2 gene encoding multimerin-2 isoform X3, whose protein sequence is MILTLLLGLGGPLGLGLLGASAQAAGSGGSDPPSPRPPGAWTAEAEDPSGDPGRRNWCPYQESRLVTFVAACKTEKFLVHSQQPCPQGAPDCQRVRVMYRVAHKPVYQVKQKVLASVAWKCCPGFAGPDCQHHDPTATPEPEDPGDGLQEPWDGPVALEPGPGRQAWTFVSVSPGQRAAELSHVLGQQGRLLEDLQNDLHQVADGLPGLWKALESNLTAAAMEANQTEPEVPSTSLEQVLPLHLDAFLQVHFSPTWRSVNQSLHGLSQALRNLSLDVEANRQAIRGVWESAVARADFQELGAKFESKVQENAQRVAQLRQDVEERMHAQQLSLQQSLSEVQADVDAKVKRALRAQEPMGAAARPEPESLQARLGQLQRNVSALHAAAGRRDAELQATLADMGATLAQHADEIKELYSESDETFEQISRVERRLGELQVNHTALRELRIALMEKSLILEENREEVERQLLELNLTVQQLQGSHADLARYAKDCTCQELPTGLDGIPDDLGERPQPDGSELRALSSSVAALARAVAAQQEEGERTRAERARLRSALRALDGEARALQEAQAEVQRELGRLRSHFAALLDDALRHEAALAALLGDDMAERLAEDPAALPLRYEHIVATLRDAAAGLQEQALAWGALAARVDALEAVGAAGLARELQRLDADLDRVAGCCGPAGNATLRATVDDLGQALAATRRDLQQHQRLFHSLFGNFQGLLAANVSLDLGQLQAMLSRKGKRQKGLDGTRRRDRKQAEPGADEPARGPVLGQAVCLVSSCSRKTT